In Humulus lupulus chromosome 6, drHumLupu1.1, whole genome shotgun sequence, a single genomic region encodes these proteins:
- the LOC133785349 gene encoding pentatricopeptide repeat-containing protein At5g67570, chloroplastic-like — protein MKQLGLEFTKGQLLRIIEGLGPKRCSQIEMAVVEWVYEDKERGRNKSRFVYTKLMAILGKARKPDHALNVFNLMRGNRHIYPDMAAYHSIAITLVTLFLHMVDYACTPKEVQQHFQSCRTINRVTIRTTSLANQRITLMWNLSK, from the exons ATGAAGCAGTTGGGACTGGAGTTCACTAAGGGCCAATTGCTTAGGATTATTGAAGGGCTTGGTCCGAAGAGATGTTCGCAGATAGAAATGGCTGTAGTTGAGTGGGTATATGAAGATAAGGAAAGGGGACGAAATAAAAGCAG GTTTGTTTACACAAAACTCATGGCAATTCTAGGGAAAGCAAGGAAGCCAGACCATGCTCTTAATGTTTTCAATCTGATGCGT GGAAATCGTCATATATATCCTGACATGGCTGCATATCATAGCATTGCTATCACACTAGTTACATTGTTTTTGCATATG GTGGATTATGCATGTACCCCTAAAGAAGTACAGCAGCATTTCCAGTCATGCAGGACGATAAATAGAGTCACAATTCGAACAACAAGTTTGGCCAACCAAAGGATTACGCTTATGTGGAATTTGTCAAAGTAG